A region of Scleropages formosus chromosome 2, fSclFor1.1, whole genome shotgun sequence DNA encodes the following proteins:
- the LOC108938171 gene encoding bcl-2-like protein 15, translating into MWSLCRKKRSHSHAFTLRTTMAPRDVTAQTFMIVQCLLEEPGVTTYKGLNCDYETDAADEDSFDPTVIADKLRELGDDYDAKVIQPLIKNIGKAARDQVVEAFADSVTKLCESRGVAELDPEKCLLKASVQLGLCVAKKCPELRAVVEYAMANFLNIRLASWVEAQGGWEEVCSH; encoded by the exons ATGTGGAGTCTATGCAGGAAGAAAAGGAGTCACTCTCACGCGTTTACACTCAGAACGACCATGGCTCCAAGAGATGTGACAGCACAGACTTTCATGATAGTACAATGTCTACTGGAGGAGCCGGGGGTGACGACGTACAAAGGCTTGAACTGCGACTACGAGACCGACGCCGCGGACGAGG ATTCCTTTGACCCCACTGTTATTGCGGACAAACTTCGTGAGCTGGGTGATGATTATGATGCGAAAGTAATCCAGCCCCTTATAAAGAATATCGGGAAGGCGGCTAGAGACCAG GTTGTAGAAGCCTTTGCGGACAGCGTGACCAAGTTGTGTGAGAGCCGTGGGGTGGCGGAGCTGGATCCTGAGAAGTGCCTTCTGAAGGCCTCGGTCCAGCTGGGCTTGTGTGTGGCAAAGAAATGCCCGGAGCTGCGGGCTGTGGTCGAGTACGCCATGGCTAACTTCTTGAACATTCGTCTGGCTTCATGGGTGGAAGCACAGGGAGGATGG gAGGAAGTTTGTTCACATTAA